A region of the Romboutsia hominis genome:
AATGAAAAAGAAGCTATAATGAGAATTGAGCCTAAGCAATTAGATCAATTACTTCATCCTAGATTTGAAAGTAAATCTTTAAATGAAGCAACAGTTATAGCAAAAGGACTTCCAGCATCACCTGGTGCTGCTTGTGGAAAAGTATACTTTAATGCAGAAGATGTAGTAGATGCTAAAAATAGGGGAGAAGAATCAATACTTGTAAGACTTGAAACTTCACCTGAAGATATAGAAGGTATGGTATGTGCAGAAGGTATACTTACAGCAAGAGGTGGAATGACATCTCATGCAGCAGTTGTAGCTCGTGGAATGGGTAAATGTTGTGTAGCAGGATGTTCAGACATAAAGGTTGATGAGTATAACAAGGAAATAAGAACTGAAGATGTAGTTATAAAAGAAGGAGAATATATATCTTTAGATGGTTCTAGTGGATGTGTATATATAGGTAAGGTAGAAAAAACTGAAGTATCTTTAACTGGAAATTTCGAAAAATTAATGAATTGGGCAAATAAATATAAATCTTTAATGGTAAGAACTAATGCAGATAATCCAAGAGATGCTAAGGCTGCCATAAAGTTTGGAGCCGAAGGTATAGGATTATGTAGAACTGAGCATATGTTCTTTGACGAAGATAGAATACCAGCAGTAAGAGAGATGATACTTTCTAAAACATTAGAACAAAGACTAGTAGCACTTGAAAGATTACTTCCAATGCAACAAAAAGACTTCGTAGATATATTTAGAGTAATGGATGGTAAATCTGTAAACATAAGATTATTAGATCCACCACTACATGAATTCTTACCACATGATGATGAAACTATAAAAAGCCTTTCAGAGTCAATGAAAGTTTCAGTTAGTGAAATAAAAAGAAGAATAGTAGATCTAGATGAATTTAACCCAATGCTTGGGCATAGAGGTTGTAGACTTGCTATAACTTTCCCTGAGATATATATAATGCAAGCTAAAGCAATAATTAATGGTGCAATAGAAGCTACTAAAGAAGGTATAAAAGTAATGCCTGAAATAATGATACCTTTAGTTGGAGAAGCTAAAGAATTAAAAGTTATAAAAGAAGATATAAAAGAAACGATAGATAATATATTAGAAAAAGAAAATATGAAAATAGATTATACAATAGGTACAATGATAGAAGTACCAAGAGCTTGTTTAACAGCAGATGAAATAGCTAAAGAAGCTGACTTTTTCAGCTTTGGTACTAATGATTTAACGCAAATGACATTTGGATATTCAAGAGATGACGCAGGTAAATTCTTAGGCGAATATGTAAATAGAGAGTTACTAGAAAAAGATCCATTTGAAGTGTTAGATCAAAGAGGAGTAGGAAAGCTTATAGAGCTAGGAGCTAAACTAGGTAAAAGCGTTAAGCCAAATATAAAGCTTGGAATATGTGGAGAACATGGTGGAGAACCTTCATCAATAGAGTTTTGTTACAAAGCTGGATTAGACTATGTATCTTGTTCACCATATAGAGTACCAATAGCTAGACTTTCAGCAGCACAAGCAGTAATAAAAAATGAAAAATAAATAAATTTAATAAAATATCTATAAAAATACAGGTTTGTGATTATATCACAAACCTGTATTTTTATACACAATAATGCCTTATTATAATTATTAACAATATAGATGCAAACTATATAAATTTATTAGAAAACAAAATACAAATTTTATGCATAGTTTTTTAATTAGCGCAAGTAAAGAGCTTTGCGAAGATACTAAAAATGGTATGATTTAATCATACTAACTAAAATATGATTTTAACATATATCACAGTAAAATAAATTTATCATACAATATACTAATGTACTTATAAGATGTATAAATAAGTAAGGAGGAGATTGTATGATTAAGTGTCCAAGATGCTCAAAGGAAGTATCATCAAGACCAGGAAGTATATGCCCTAGATGTGGGCTAAAAGTATCAGAAGTAAACGAAAAAATAAGATGCCCAGAAACAAGTTGCAGAGCATTAGTATCTAAAAAGTTTGAATATTGCCCAAAATGTGGCTGTAAGTTAAAAAATTATACTTTAACAGAATTTATAAAAATGGCAAGATGTAAAATAGATGATAAACTAAATGAAAAAGAATAAAGGTTGCATTTAGAGCAACCTTTATTTGGAAAGAATTGAAGTTTACATAAATTGGTTTCTTTAAGATAGGACTTAATACATGAAAAGAAAACATTTATTAATATATAAGTATGTAAATTATTATATATTAGTTACACTTAAGTAATTATTTTTCTATTTCAATATCCCATCCAAAGTAACCATTAGCCTTTTTGGAATATTTAAGTATAGCATCAAATTTAGTACCATTTTTACTTGTTAGTGATTTAACTTTGGCTTGACCATTTTTTAATATACCTTTAACCATTGTTTTGTTAGGTTTTTTCTTATAAAATTCTAGAAATTTATCATTTTTCCATATACCAAATTTACATTCTTTGTAGTTGTTGCATATATATCCTTTAGGAATCTCAACAACATCGCCACCACATATAGGGCATTTCCCAAGAGATTCATTTGAAGGAGAATCATTCTTAGCACCACTTTTATTAGAAGATTTAGTATTAGATATATTTTTAGTAAATTTTTTAGTTTTAGGATTATAAACATAATTTTCTGTACTTATGCTTTTAGGGCTATCATGTTTTATTAGCTCAACATTTTTATATATAAAGTTAAATATATTGGTTAAATACTCTTTTCTAGTGAAAGTTCCTTTTTGAATATCACTTAGACTTTTTTCTAATTTGCCAGTATAATCAACATCAAATAGCTCTTTTACTGGGAATATTTCAACTAAATTTTTACCTAAATCAGTTACAGAATAAGACTTACCTTTTTTATTAACATATCCTACTTGTGATATCTTTTTTAATACATCAGCACGAGTAGCAGATGTACCTATTGAATAACCCGATAAAACTGTAGTATCATCATCAGGTACATTTTTACCGCAATTTTTCATAGCTTTAAGTAAGGTATCTTCTGTATAAGGCTTAGGTGGTGTAGTTTGTTTAGTTATCGGTTTAATATCTATGACATCAACTATTTCATCCTTA
Encoded here:
- a CDS encoding zinc ribbon domain-containing protein — translated: MIKCPRCSKEVSSRPGSICPRCGLKVSEVNEKIRCPETSCRALVSKKFEYCPKCGCKLKNYTLTEFIKMARCKIDDKLNEKE
- the ppdK gene encoding pyruvate, phosphate dikinase, yielding MEAKYVYSFEEGNKDMRYVLGGKGANLAEMTNIGLPVPQGFTISTDACNDYYKNNETISDNIINEIEEKLKELQEKQGKTLGGEINPLLLSVRSGAVFSMPGMMDTILNLGLNDTSVVALANSTQNERFAYDSYRRFIQMFSDVAMGIPKYKFENALDKIKEAKGYTLDTELNVEDLKELVKKYKEIYTKEIKSQFPQDPKEQLMLAIKAVFKSWNNPRAIVYRKLNDIPSDLGTAVNIQSMVFGNMGETSGTGVAFTRNPSTGENKIFGEFLMNAQGEDVVAGIRTPKDISSLKEVMPKAYDEFMKITSILENHYKDMQDIEFTIENEKLYILQTRNGKRTAGASINIAVDLVGEGIINEKEAIMRIEPKQLDQLLHPRFESKSLNEATVIAKGLPASPGAACGKVYFNAEDVVDAKNRGEESILVRLETSPEDIEGMVCAEGILTARGGMTSHAAVVARGMGKCCVAGCSDIKVDEYNKEIRTEDVVIKEGEYISLDGSSGCVYIGKVEKTEVSLTGNFEKLMNWANKYKSLMVRTNADNPRDAKAAIKFGAEGIGLCRTEHMFFDEDRIPAVREMILSKTLEQRLVALERLLPMQQKDFVDIFRVMDGKSVNIRLLDPPLHEFLPHDDETIKSLSESMKVSVSEIKRRIVDLDEFNPMLGHRGCRLAITFPEIYIMQAKAIINGAIEATKEGIKVMPEIMIPLVGEAKELKVIKEDIKETIDNILEKENMKIDYTIGTMIEVPRACLTADEIAKEADFFSFGTNDLTQMTFGYSRDDAGKFLGEYVNRELLEKDPFEVLDQRGVGKLIELGAKLGKSVKPNIKLGICGEHGGEPSSIEFCYKAGLDYVSCSPYRVPIARLSAAQAVIKNEK